The DNA sequence ATGTTAATAATTGTAGTGCTTTAGTGTGCAGATAATTGGAGTCTGCTCCAAGTAAATATTCtaatagaaaatataaaatattaatgttaggAAACTAAGTAAAGAAATGTAAGGATTATGGAATCAAagattacttttatatttttgatatcATTTACACATTTCCAACCACAAATTTCCATAAATGACTTATGGTGGATAATAGTCAACATTTAAATCCACATCAAGAGCCGATCAACAGCTCAGACTATACTGTTTTATTATTGAAccaagttcatttaaaatccactgCGACTAAAAGATTACTGAGAAACATTGTGGTGCCGTGATAGCATGGACCATAATGGAATCCAGACCCATCCAAAACCCTGACTAATCTGAAAGTGTTTCCCTTTTCTGCTGTAGAGGGTCAGGTCAGAAGGATGTTATTGATGTGCCTGAAGCACAATGATCACCTGATCGGCCAGCCTTGTTTTGCCGAAAGTGAAGCATCAACGCTCCTAAACTCTTCGTAGCTGAGTGTCACGAGAGCAGAAGTCAGACAGAGTGCCTTTTGTGAGCGCGCAGAGTGGGCAAATTGAACACGGCTCCAGGGATCTTTCGGGTCAGTGAAACATGCTTCTCTTATGCTTCGCAGCTGCACCATCCTTCGGAATTACAAAGATAAACATCAAGAAAGTGCTATCAATGGGATTTCTCTGCTTGGTTGTAGAACTggttatttgaaaaaaaaacattcttttttcaaGACTAACAAtagaaacacagaacacaatcCCCTCTTTATCCCTATAACAACTCTTCCATTTGTTGTTAATTTTGAGTaccaattaaaagcaaaaatatatattttttcttcttcacaaaaaaaaaaaaacagtttggtgagttaaaaaaaaaactcagttttGTTAGTTTCTCTTAGTTTTTTATTAAAACTAACAAACCAAGTTGAAATTGTGAAGAAGatttttccttctcttcctctctttccttctttttttctaggGAGTTTTAAAACTGACGGTGataaatcacactcagtttttCTGCAGGCCCACAACTTGACAATGGGTTGATTGAGCACAGAAATTATGCTTTGCTTGCCTGTAATTTTCACTTATTGCTCCTCTGAAGCAGTTTATATGATACTGTGGGTCATCTGACATATGTGGAGTTTAACATTAATTAGTAGCATTTCCTAATGGGGATTATGGCACCTTTTTTTACGATGATTGAGTATTTTTCTGCAACTATGAACATAACAGAATGGTGAAATTATTCATCAAAGTCAATGGCAAAGGATGAGACCCATTTAAACATAACAAAGGcgttaattaatttattctctcctgaaacatgtttttaaatagcCTTTTTATGATTAATACCACATTTGATTAATACATTGCTATATTAATCCACTGGCAGATTTTGAATTTTGAGCTAGTGTTCATGTTTTAGGAAGGCAATAGTTAATATTTGAGTCATAATTTGAATTGATCATGACCAAATAAGCACAGatgtctcatttttattttcaaacccATTTCAAAACTATGGTTAGGTTATGGTTGGTTACACAAACATCTAGATAAATGTTCAGCCGAAGGTCAAACTTAACAGCTTTGTTGTTTGTATCAGGCAAGGAAATTAAGGaagtgaaacatttttcagtccATTTATAGCTGTTATCTTGACTTCTGTGACCTTCAAGGACTCCATCAACATTCATTTGCAGCCATTACTAATGAAACATTCCTAACATGAGAGAAAGTCGGACATGTCAGGTAGTGTTGcataaatgattttattatatattgtaaaatgttattaaaataaaattaagcagAACATTGGACAGCACCTGAAAACTCAAAAGACATGCTAATACCATACCAACTAGTAATGAACTAGTCTATAATCTGAAAGGTTATTTTAAAACCAGGGTCcagactgtttattttttaggcCCCAAAACTCTGGAACTCACTTCCACAGAATATCAGAGACTCCTCctcagtagcagtagtaatttAAATCATAATGCAGAAcatactttttaataaaagagggcttttattgttttgttttatttatctttcagtCCTCTTTATATTGTGTTTTAGTTGATtaatatgttatattttatgGAAGGACTGCATAAATATCACTGCTTTACTGcatttgaattgtattcaagTTATTCACGGCACTTAAATCAATTGACTACACTCTGAGACATTGCAGGAGACTGCTGAGGATAGGGCAGAAGCATGGTCCCTACACAAATTTGATTATCTCTAAATGCAGCGAAAGAGTTTCAACTTCACATACTATATCTCCCTGCTTTGAGAGCTGAACAAAGCTGTGGAGAGCCCACACAGGTATGCCCTGAGAGGCTGAGGTAGCAGCCTGTTAGCACAAACTGCTTAGCCTGTGATATTTAATACCCGTAGCAGAAACGTACTGAAATGGAAAAGGCTCTCAGCCGaaggtttctctctgtctctgccagtGCATTATCAAAGCACAGAAAGGAGGAGAATGTCTTCACTATAGGGTCCTCTTTGAACTAAACTCTAGCCTGAGACACATCTTTAACTTTTGCTTTAAGGTGATATACACGCATGACAATTGGGGGATCTGGATCCTCATTTCAGATGAGGATTTACAGCCTCATATCAGatgtacatttatataatatgaTTTTTCGTCCTGTTTGAAACCCACCATTTAACCACCACATTACAGCCAATTTCCTGAACAATAATGAAACTCCTCAAAACTGGGATTACTCGAAGCTCTCTTGTTGAATTGATAGTTAATCCCCTTATTTTATGTTGGTGTGTTTAATATGGCACGCCATAATGGAAGATGAGTTATGTATTTTTGATTTGTTAGGCatacaaaatatagaaatatcaGTTGAAGGACACAGTCTGCATGGgaaatgataaattaatgttttttttgctaAGTAAAAATATGTTGCAAAGAATTTGCAATCTAAATATGCTTTGTTCAGAACAAATTCCAactttagaaaatgtatttctgcacTTTCCAAACTCTGCTTTCTGAACAACATGCACAATTCTAACCTCACAACTGGGCAAAGCAAAAGGAATGAGTCTTCCAGTAAATGTTCTTCCTACTCCAGCCTAACTatctaaaaatgtgttaaaatatgaaagaaaacacCCTGACCACCTGGAACCTGCAGCACAAAACATGGTAGCTGAGAATTGTAACACACAAGGAAGCAAagggagtttttaaaaagtaatctcAACTGAGTTGTCTTCAGGCTTTATCCACTCGGCTTCGGCCCACATCGTTCatgaaacaattaaaaaacaaaaacaaaaaaaaataataaaataaaaacattaaaatacagcaGTGTGTAACCCAGGTTCCTTTCTGTTCTTTAGACATTTAAGAGGGGAATGTAGTTCATTCTAAAGTCActtttatgctgtttttaaaccttgaattaaaaacattcatcaATGTAGCCGAGTGAATTGACCACCATCTACTAGGTTATATAGGTTTGgctttttatttaactttttgaaCTTAACTTTAGCTCTCTATAATAATTTAGTAAGGCTTCTGTCTGGGTGGTATTTATTGAAATGTCCAAGCTGAGCCCACACAGTAAAGAACTTTAGCAGCATGTTGCTCTGGGCAACAGACCAACCTATCTGCCTCTAATATGGCTGTTCATTCAGGCCTGCTTTAAACCGTTCCTATTTTAATAGGGTGCTGGCATCTACTCGTCAATTTCGgccttttaaaaattgattcTGATAAACAGTTAAGTCCAGTAAGTCTGTCTCAGCTTTCAGACGGCTGCATTCTGTGAACGATTCTCACCCATTCTCTTATTAGGCTTCTATGAATAATACATGTTTTAATGATCCAGTGAGATTCAAATCGGTGGCTAATTATAATCTGGATGCACAATGATAGCACGGCAAAGCACTCATGAGCAGACAGTTAACTCAACCTTCAATTTTCTTGACTCTTCCTTAAGTTTTACCCCCCCCATCTCCTTCTTTTTTGAAGGTAGGACTCAAACTATGCAATGTGGACCATTCAAGTTCTTctgattacaaataaatgctgttTATGCGTTCCTGAAAGCATGGCGTTTAAAGTGAAGTGTAACTCATGTCGAACTATAATGCACATTTTCTCTCATATGTTAGAACATATCTTGGTTGATCATGTGCCCCTGACACATGTTCCATCCCTAAAGCAAGTTTTACTCCCTGAAAGCAAAAGCAAGCATTTGAGTGACAACTATTATTAAACACTATTAGACCACAAGAGTCATATTGTACTACAAGCAAAAGGAATACACATCTGTTTATTCCTCAGACTAAAGTAAAGTCAAACGCACACTAAGTGTCAGAACCAGGGGATAACATTCTCTGAAAAAGAGATTTAAGCACTAGGTTAAGAAAGGATTGTTGATTGAACACTCTCAGCACGCCTCtctaaagcaaaaataaaatataaataaaaaactgggcATTCAATCAAACAGCAACTGCAGCTTGCATCACAAAGGCtacaacacacaaatacatcttTCTTATTTTGTGGCACAAGAGGGAACTTGGTGGTGTGTGGAATGCTAAAATGCAATTCATCATTTGTCTTCAGCTCCGCATTTGTCTTTCACTGTTGCGAAACTGAATTGCAAGTATGAGTTTGAACATTCAGCCCTAAAGAGAAATGTGGAAAGGATTTTTATCTGTACTGTGCACAGGTTTAATCTCTGCAGTACATTCTCATAAATGCAAATCCCATGACTGTAAACCTAATAGTATAACATCTAGAACTGTGTAGCTTATACTTACAGTATAATTATTTCATACATCATGTTGGCAGAgttattttaatgataaaattagtgatgtaataaaataaaaaaatacagtttttccagcctttcattttttgttttatgtataaTTGAATAACCAATACCTATGTAGCTACACATAATGTTGATTcatgtaacatttaaaaatgattcccctgaaatattaatgcggggttgtttttccccccacaaacccAGGCAGGCTCTGTAGTTTGGATGAACTTGACTGAATTCACTGCAGCACGCTTCTCCTTGGGCCACTTTTTAACCTGATTAAAAACAACCCTCCTAAGCTGcttcaaatgcattatttaaagcACAAATTCCAGTCTGTATCTTCGCCTCGTAAACCCCTGATCCTATGATGGATGATTacttcttttttgtctttgaaaagGTAATAATGCAAGCAGTCTGAATGCTTCAATGGATGGGTTCATTTTGCTGTCTCAGCTATAATGCGAATGACCTCTCCTTAGCAAATTTTATATTGAATAGTACACAGTTTTAAAGCTGGTAATCACTTGATGTGACACAATGCACAGTGTTTTTCTGCCGTTTTTTTCTTGAAGTCAATGAGTGTCAAAGGCATCATTTCATTGACAAAAACCAAAggcacatttataaaaaataataacacaaaaaactataaaaataattataaagacCAAACACTCCTGACTGCaatacaggcatacacacaatAAGGTTTACTTGAATTGTTTCATGTGCAAACACTGTTACAGTATGTAAACTGACAGCTATGAGAGAGGCATCTCCGCTTGGACATGGCAGATATTCAGGATCAAACAGAGGCAGATCTGCCCCAGGTGTGAAATCAATCTGATAGGACCGCTGCATCACATACTTCAGCAGAATCATGCCAGATCAAACTGGCCTTATTGTCTCTTCTCTTGCGGATGGGGTTGAGGAAATGTTATAGGGGCTAAggagaatgtttgtgtttctatggGAGAGTTGTATGCTGAAAGCATAAGGTTAACCTTCtttgagcaaaaaaataaaaaagctgcaGGACTGTATAATTAAGTGCAATGACGCAGACCCACTGAAAAAAGATCAATTATTGAACTCCATGTCTCATCTCTCCAAGTTGGAGAACGTCACTATTCCTTACCATTCTGAACCTGTTTTTGCTTGAATGATTAACAATCATTCCTTTAAATTTGCGATAGGCCATTTCAGTGCAGCTAGTCAGCTCAGCGGTGCAATAGTTTTGGTCTCATCAGAGGCAATTCAAGAAGATTAATAGGTTTTGTGTGGTAATACTTATTTGAGCATCCTGGGGCAATACAAATGACCTTCCctcggttttgttttttacctcATGATTCATTGTTGAGCTCACTGAAAGTAAGTAGCCTAAGTAATAGGAATGGCTTGAGCAGCTGAAAAAAGCCAAACTACTGACGTCACAACCTAACCTGTTTCAAGATGGCTGCGCCCTAGCGCTAgtagctttaaaaaagtaaacttgtttatttttctagcTATTTCTGATTTGAATGCAGGGCAGAGATAACATACAAATAACCAGAGCCATATATAATTGTCTTATAAACTTTCACATATACTTGTCTGAATTTCATGAATCATGAAAGGAGCCAGTTaaagttaaatgttttctgctgCCCAGTTCTTACTCGCATGATAACAGTGCTCCTGAATTATATGTGGTCTTTAAATACATGCAGTCTATTTTCAATAGttgcattatgttttttttcttaagctTGAGTGACACTTCAATGCcctcagaaatgaaaacctttgTATATAATTTCTTCTACCTAAATGGGCATTAATGCCTCATTTTGTTGTAGGTggacaatattatttttttcagcagtaacacCATAcattccacacaaacacaatcttCCTCACTGTTGTGGCATCATTGAAAGAATATTACTTCAGTTGTGAATCTTCTTTTTGATTCTGAAAAATATCAACCAGATTTTCTGAGAGTGCAaacacagtcagtgtgtattctgtaaaggaaaaaaaatgaaactgagaTATTTATAAAAccataattatataaataattggTTAATATGCGGCTTATTTCAATTGATTTAGTGGCAATATGAATTCAAAGCGACTTTTCTTCTTCCTCGAGGGATGTTTGACTTTTCATCTGAATCTTGGCCGTTGTTGatagttaaataattaaacaaataaataccaGCTTGGAGAGGAAGGAAGTCAGCCTTCTGCTAATTAGAAACTGTTTTCATCAGGCAAATGAGGTCATTGTTTAATCATAGGATAATAAAGTGGTTGCGGGGACTTGCGTAAGATGGCCATTTACATACTTGAGTGATTTGTTTTCCTGTTATCGGTTTTCAACAGTATGGTCCCCTGCAATACAATGAAgaacttattttgttttttggtgtaAAGAAATGCAACGACTGAAAGCActgtgcatggatgagccccacggtctggtaacGAATCTCTGCCAtaccagtgctgactgtggctgacAGTCCCACAGGGTGACACAACTGTCTCTTGCATTGCCCAGAGAAAAGAGGGTATCAGTTGCAGGCTAGCCATCTTAGGGGGGTCAACTGGTCACGTTGTCCCAGGCACTGGAGGAAGGGGGCACCCGATAGCCCTGACCAGTTGGCCTGGATGACAGCATCTCATCGCATAGTGGCGATCCAGACTGTCTGATTGGGTGCCTGCCATTTGACGTGTTGCAAGAAGAGTCTTCCACCGACTCATGTCTGTATGTGCCCAAATTTTGACGTACAGTGTGATAAGGTGGTACGGAGGTGGAAACTTTATGTTCTTGCcatcagtcttgtcttcagaaagtaaaatgcatgttcaattggattcggGACAGGTGATTGCCAGTCAAGATCATTCCACTTTTTATTGCTGAAAAACtcattggttgctttagcagtgcaTTTGGGGCCCtactgcaaggtgaagtgccgttcaatgagttttgaagcTTTTGGTTGAATCTGTTTCTGCACGCTTCAGAGGTCATCCTGCTGCAATCACCGCCattttttctccacaatttCTTCTTCCCATCACTTTGGTAGTAGTTAATAAGTCTCATCTGTCAAATGGCTTTGTTCCATGTATGTAAACACCCTCAAAATAAAGCCGGTCTACACtttaacctaatattcatttttttatttcaaatgtgttgGAGTACAGAGTTAAAGAACAGAAATGTCCCTGAGGTAAAAGACTTTGCATTTAACAAGCTCTAATtaggcattccaaactggggagaaggggggtggggaggagcaTTAAAAATAggaattaaaatggcagaaatcaCATAATGCTTTGTCTGcctgtttttcttcacattttctgGTTAATGCTTCCATCCATTTGCTGTTCAATACATGAAAAATCCGTCCAGCCTCAGGCACTGCACTTTCTTTGTGTCAATACATTCCTGTCAATGGAAATGGAACTTTTAGTTCAAAAggaattttttatttggcttttaGTTGGAATTACCTTTacaggaataaataaaacatttgcccTCCAAAATAATACCGCTGcacttatttttaatatttcaagaatgaaatgaaagtcGTGATGAAGGGCACTTCTCTTCAGCTCAAGCAGTTATCTCAGGGGCAGCCAATGAAACAAATATCTGGCCgtaacatttcatatttcacattcaaaGTCTGGGCCTAGCTGGTATTTTTAACTGCAGCTTGGCAAAGTTGTTTCTGCTCTGATTCTTTCCAGTGGTGatcagagacccccccccccaccaatgcATTCGTGTCACCACTGAACCCCACCCTCACTGGCTCCAACAGCTGCAGATACTGGTGTCGGTGTGCACCACTGGTTAGGGCAACTGAACCAGAAAGATGCAGGTTTCAGCTTTGGCACATGATGCGGAATATGTCTGTGTAAATGCTACATTGCTAAATTAGCATTTGCTAAgctattaaatgtattaaatgtgcAGTAGCAGATTGGACCACTGAAGTAACTGCCATCTTTGTGATGCTTAGAGCTATGACATTATGTCTGATAGAGACCCTAGTGGATGTTCTTGAAAGACAACAGTATTAATATGAAAAACCCAATAATTATCTGATATAATCTTTGATAGTATTAAAAGCAAGAAACATGGAAACCCTGAGATATATTCACTTTAGATTGTTCAGTAAAGGTATCCTTTTGGAAAGAAATTAGAGGaagatgataaaataaatgatttcaattaatcTATAAGAAAGcattatgttttaaatttagcagatgctcttatccagagcaagtTACATTTTACAGATATTCTATTTATAAGGCACTACATTTACtcaagcaattcaggttaagcaacTTGCTCCAAgccacaacagcagtgccccacctatGAATCAAACCTTCAAACTCCTTGGAGTTGCAACCCCAGTTCCCTAATTTTTATGCTACACCTCCAccacataaaaaaagaactgcccCAGATACACTCAGGAATATTTTTGTATGCCATTATGTGGCCATATTCACAtcattaaaaagcacatttctaCACAACTGTAAATCTCTTCCCAACTGCATTTTACAGAGGTAATCTCAGAAATATTAAGGTGTGATGTCATATAACAAGATGTTACAGGGTCAGTTGGCTGTTTCTATTCATTTTGGCCTAGTTAGCAATTGTAAGGCTTTTATTATAACCTAGTAATGGCTAGGCatggatttgtgtttttttgtgaattggCACGAGTTTGTGCTATGAAGTTTTACCTtctgtatcaaaaaaaaaaagaaggaatgcAATTAGAACAAATAATGGATTAATATCACATCATTCAAGAATATAGAATTGTAATAGGATGTCTGTTCACAGTAACATAATGAACAAAGAAGCAATGCacagtttccattttttaatggccttgAGCCAGTTTTAGCATTCTGAAATGTGTTAATCTGACAGCTCTTATGACTATTTCACAGCTTGTAGGCTACAGTGTCGTAGATCCTCCCATGGCTCTGGGGTGTTGCTGTCCTGAGTTGGAGTCAGAGCGGAGATATTAGGCTGTCAGACTTTCAGGTGGAAAACAAGCTATTTAAAGTCATGAGATGAAACATGGGGGGTGTTGAAGAGGCAGTGCTGAAGAGGCTTGCTTTGGATGGAGCATGTGCCGGGTACAGTAAACTGTCTAGCTTTGAaaatttggatttttaaaaacctttcagCCGTGGAATGATCGTTAAAGCAGAAGATGGTGGTGGGTGAAGGTCccctttgtgaaatatttgtATCTTTGACAAAGCTCGGTTTCACCATCACCACTGGTTGCCTGGTCAAGAAAGAGAGacctttattaattttttattttattgagaatagTTTCAAAGTGAGTTGACTTTTCTTTTCATCTTATTTCACGTAACGTTCGGAAAGGCATAGAAGAAAACACTGAGTTCCTGAAGAGCACTGTAGAACACAGAAGAACCTTATTGTTAAAAACATATACTGGCACTATGACTCTGAGACCTTATAGTTTCAAACACATACTGCTAGTCTGGTCCGACATGGGTTTGACAATGAAAACCTTcattataaaattaattataactGCAAAATGACTGTCAACTTCCACATGTTCCATTTTTGTTCAGACTGTAAGTTAATGTGAGCAATTTacgacaaaaagaaaaaaggaagaatttGTTAATTAGCTCACATTCACCTTGTTGAATATGCCCACACATCTCACTGTTTTTACTTGTACAGGCTGTGGAATATTTAGGAGCTTTCCTTTTCACCCCTTCCAGTCAcacatgtgcttgtgtttttttttttttaagtgccacACTGCTCTTCAACTGCATTATTCTTGGCAtacttgaataaaaaaatgtgattttaagatCAATATGTCTCTTTGGTGCCATCATAGCCACCATACTTTAGTTGCACTTGTGTGGGAAGTCAATTAACATTATGCTTAATATCACAGTGATGCATTTTTGCTACCAggcaattgaattgaattgaagcAGAAGGCTTTTATTTGAACTTTTATGGTTTTTCTCTGGGCTATTATTGGGGACTTGGAGGGTCGACGATGCATCTAATAAAAGTTTTACATGTTTCTGTAAATGTTTCCTTTCTACGGAGGCACTTAAAAAGCACCATCATACATTCCAGGGAATAATAGCATGAAATGTGATTATACCTTAAACAAACACAATATCCCAGAACTTGCACATGCTGGTATACAACCCTCATGTTTAAAATGGATTGGGCATTGAAACAAACGCTGGTCTCAACTGTTTGTATCAATATGAGCGGACTTCAACCTTTCTGGAAAGAGCTTGAGGCCAGGCTAACCATTAAACTTGTGAGAAGTTTCAGTCACAACTGACCTTTATGGTCCAACTTTTCATGAAGTCGACCGTAATGGAGTCTTTAAGGAGAGGCGTAGCcaatgtatttgaatattttcaggTAGAAGATATTTGAAACTCCATGAAGCAACCTAGTCGCCAGTCCTTCAAGTTGAAAGGATGAAGTCTGATCATTGTGACTGGAATTAGATGAGACCCTGCCTTCTGATAACCTACAGAGAAAACAAGCTCCAAGTTTTTCACACTATAATCATTAGAGATGTAATTCTGTAGGTTTGAATTACATGCAATACATTTCCTTCTGAAATATAACTCAGGGAGCCACATTGCAATGAAACACAAATAAtcctaatacattttaaaggcaATACTGGTCATGGCTTATGAGTATTAAAAAACAATAGGTAGTTCCACTAAACAATATAATTAcagatgatgacatcacaaaaacaAAGCGTGGCAGTGCCAGTTGTCTCAAGAACAGATTGTGAGGCACAAGACAAAATGACACTCCAGTGCACAGCCATTTTAGTCTCTAGCATCAACGCAGAAAATGCAGATTATGTTCCCAGAGCAGGTAACTGTACGTTATTTGATGTGTTCATGGCACTAAGACCGTAAGGCCTTTGTTGGTTTTTGAAACCATTTCTGGAAACGTGGGACATGGCTAATACTTTGAGATTGACATGCGCTTCTTCAGGTCCTTGCTTGTTCAAGCTCAGCATATCCCTACGGGCCCAGTGGACACCTGCAGTTGTCTGCATTAAACACAACCCATGTATTGCCTTGACTACCGTTTTTATGCTAGAGGGCGACATCTTCACAAAGGAGACAGTATCTTTAATACAGGAGACAGTGATATTGACCGCACCGCCCTCTGCATAAAATaacaatcacattacatttattttctttattttaggtTTTTCCAGGAGTGACTGACCAGTGATGGATTAACTGCACAGCTAAGACCCAACACAGGTGACATGCTCCCCGGTTTTAATTGTGTAGCTTCCAGTTGGCAGAAGAGGAAATAAATCTGTTGGATTAGACTAGGATGTGATCCCAGGCTTTTCAGAGAGTGATGGCACACTGTCTTGGATCTCCcagtttcctgtttttgaggaaTAAAGTGTCTCAGCTAATGTAGGCTGGTTACATATCATGGGTTTATTTTCCCTGTGGTAAAATGAAAGACATATTACATAGGGGTTTGCACTAACAAAAGATGTACAGGTTAATAGAAAGTTCAAAATGTCTTTTCATTAAGCATCACATGGTTCTTAGCTGCAGGTGTTGCGGTTCAGGGGCAGGAGAAGTGCACAAGGCAACGGTTTCCACAGTAACCCAGGCCGAGTGGCAAGCGTGGGCTCCCTGTCGGGACGTCCCGCTTCAGATGAAGTACTCCTTCTTGTTCTCGTCGACGGCATCCTGCAGGGACGGGTCATTCTTGAGCGCAGCGTCAGCCGTCTCTGCAAACTCAGTGCCCTTGGCCTCGTTGGTGTGGTAGGTCCCCTTGTGCCGGTACATGTAACGGAGCACTGTTCCCAGCAGGCACAGTAGAACCAAGATCACCGAGGCAATGACACCTAAGAAAAGGtgcatgtataaaaagggctgtaatttccaTGTGGTGagaccaaaatgtataaaaatggccttcaataaaagctgagaat is a window from the Anguilla anguilla isolate fAngAng1 chromosome 3, fAngAng1.pri, whole genome shotgun sequence genome containing:
- the gypc gene encoding glycophorin-C isoform X1; translated protein: MDLSSTLTNNSMRHQESATQAVIPSNSANDQSFQAILGGVIASVILVLLCLLGTVLRYMYRHKGTYHTNEAKGTEFAETADAALKNDPSLQDAVDENKKEYFI
- the gypc gene encoding glycophorin-C isoform X2 encodes the protein MQALCMLTSWQEAKNEFMCKGNSANDQSFQAILGGVIASVILVLLCLLGTVLRYMYRHKGTYHTNEAKGTEFAETADAALKNDPSLQDAVDENKKEYFI